The following proteins come from a genomic window of Malus domestica chromosome 02, GDT2T_hap1:
- the LOC103441551 gene encoding calcium-dependent lipid-binding protein: MGLISGILMGMLFGIALMAGWRHMMRYRSTKRVAKAVDIKLLGSLNRDDLKKICGDNFPEWISFPVFEQVKWLNKQLSKLWPYVADAAEIIIKDSVEPLLEEYRPPGITSLKFSKLSLGTVAPKIEGIRVQSLKKGQITMDIDFRWGGDPNIVLGVEAALVASIPIQLKDLQVFTVVRVIFQLAEEIPCISAVVVALLAEPKPRIDYTLKAVGGSLTALPGISDMIDDTVESIVTDMLQWPHRIVVPIGGVPVDTSELELKPQGKLTLTVVKANDLKNMEMIGKSDPYVVVYIRPLFKVKTKVIDNNLNPVWDQTFELIAEDKETQSLILEVFDEDIGQDKRLGVTKLPLIELEAETPKEIELRLQPSLNMLKIKEKKDRGTITIKVFYHEFNKEEQLIALEEEKRILEERKKLKEAGVIGSTMDALDGAASVVGSGVGMVGSGVTAGAGLVGSGVTAGAGLVGSGVTAGAGLVGTGVNSGVGMVGSGLGAVGSGLSKAGKFMGRTITGQSSHSRRRSGSTTPVNSVQENGGAKPR; the protein is encoded by the exons ATGGGGCTGATTTCGGGGATTCTGATGGGGATGTTGTTCGGAATTGCATTGATGGCCGGATGGCGTCACATGATGAGGTATCGAAGCACCAAACGAGTCGCTAAG GCAGTTGACATAAAGCTCCTTGGATCGCTAAACAGAGATGACTTGAAGAAAATATGCGGGGACAATTTTCCTGAATGGATATCTTTCCCTGTATTTGAACAG GTGAAATGGTTGAATAAGCAATTGAGCAAACTGTGGCCATATGTTGCAGAt GCAGCAGAAATCATTATAAAAGATTCTGTTGAACCACTACTGGAAGAATACCGACCTCCAGGAATTACTTCATTGAAGTTCAGCAAACTGTCTCTTGGTACCGTGGCACCCAAAATCGAAG GTATTCGGGTTCAAAGTCTTAAAAAAGGTCAAATTACAATGGACATTGACTTTCGTTGGGGTGGTGATCCAAACATCGTATTAGGTGTTGAAGCTGCACTTGTTGCTTCCATCCCCATTCAG TTGAAGGATCTTCAAGTTTTTACCGTTGTTCGTGTGATTTTCCAACTTGCTGAAGAGATCCCATGTATTTCTGCGGTTGTTGTTGCTCTACTTGCAGAG CCAAAGCCGAGAATTGATTACACTCTGAAGGCTGTTGGTGGAAGCTTAACAGCCCTCCCTGGAATTTCAGATATGATTGAT GATACCGTGGAATCCATTGTCACAGACATGCTCCAGTGGCCACACAGGATTGTTGTTCCAATAGGTGGTGTGCCTGTTGATACAAG TGAACTGGAGCTTAAACCTCAAGGAAAGCTCACCTTGACTGTTGTGAAAGCAAATGATCTGAAGAACATGGAAATGATTGGAAAATCGGACCCTTACGTTGTTGTCTACATTCGTCCACTGTTCAAGGTTAAGACCAAGGTTATTGATAACAATCTGAATCCTGTTTGGGACCAAACTTTCGAGTTGATTGCAGAAGACAAGGAGACTCAATCACTTATTCTTGAG GTTTTTGATGAGGACATTGGACAAGACAAGCGATTGGGAGTAACAAAATTACCTTTGATTGAGCTGGAAGCAGAAACTCCTAAAGAGATTGAACTGAGACTGCAGCCATCACTTAACATgctaaaaataaaggaaaagaaggatAGAGGAACTATTACAATCAAG GTCTTTTACCATGAATTTAACAAGGAAGAGCAGTTGATTGCTTTGGAAGAAGAGAAGAGGATcctagaagaaagaaagaaactgaAAGAAGCAGGAGTTATCGGCAGCACAATGGATGCACTTGATGGAGCAGCTTCAGTGGTTGGATCCGGTGTTGGAATGGTGGGAAGTGGTGTGACCGCTGGAGCCGGGCTTGTGGGAAGTGGAGTCACTGCTGGAGCCGGGCTTGTGGGAAGTGGCGTTACAGCTGGAGCTGGGCTTGTGGGAACTGGCGTTAATTCTGGAGTTGGAATGGTTGGGAGTGGGCTTGGGGCTGTTGGCAGTGGCCTGAGCAAAGCTGGGAAGTTCATGGGGAGGACTATCACCGGGCAATCCAGCCATTCCAGGAGAAGAAGTGGCTCCACAACTCCAGTGAATAGTGTCCAAGAAAATGGCGGTGCAAAGCCGCGGTAA